Part of the Thermodesulfobacteriota bacterium genome, TGTTGCAAGAATCTGCTCGCGTATTTCGGCGGAGGGAAGAACATCTACAGCTTTACCCTATGGGGTGTAGAGAAGTTTAAATCAGAAAGAAAGAAACAGGGCCGGAAGCCGGAGACGATTAACAAAGAACTCGGGGCGCTTCGTAGAATGTTTAATCTTGCTCTTGCCGGGACATTGAGCGTTAAAATAGGGAGAAACCCGATACAGGGGGTAAAGCTTTTAAAGGTACCTCCAACCAAAGTGAGGGCATTAAAAGAGGGAGAGTTTCAGAAGCTTTACAGCGCTGCCTCCGAGGGCTTCAGGCCTATTCTACTCTGTGCCTACATGACAGGGATGCGGCGTTCGGAGATAGCGCGGCTAAAGTGGGAAGATGTCGATCTTGAGGACGGCTCCCTGTATGTAGCAGAAACCAAGAATGGGGAGCCGAGGTCTATTCCTATAGGGGAGCCTTTGCTGTCGATATTAAGGGAGTTAAAAAACAAAGCCACATGCGAGTACGTTTTTACTACACCAGACGGCAAGCCCTACACTTCCCTTACCTCCTGGAAGAGGACGTGGACTACAGCCCTGAGAAACTCCGGAATTGAGAAGTGTCGCTTTCACGACCTGAGGCACACTTTTATCTCCAATCTTATAGTGGGTGAAAAAGAGGACTTCGCCACGGTTATGGCCTTATCAGGACATAAAGATATTTCGATGCTTAAGAGATATAGCCACACTCAGGAAGAGGCTAAGAGGGCGGCTGTAAAGAAGCTCGAAAAACGTGCTAAATCAGCAATACCGGTCACAAAACCGGTCACAGGGGTTGAAGACAGTCCCTCCGCCGAAGATAGTGTAATCGGCTTAACTACTTTTAATCAATAATATAAATTATGGCGGGCGATGGGGGATTCGAACCCCCGACCTCAGGCTTCGGAGGCCTGCGCTCTATCCGCTGAGCTAATCGCCCGGTCTGGAAATTCCAAGCTCCTTCATGACCTGCTGCATGTCTTCCCAAAGGGGCTTCTTGAAGTTCGGGTTTCTGAGAAGCGCCGCCGGATGATAAGTTACCATGACTTTGAACTTTCCGTAACGGTGAAATTTTCCGCGCAGGCTCCCGAGGCTCGCCTTCGTTTTGAGAATCGACTGCGCCGCCGTGCTTCCGAGGCATACCACCACCTCTGGGTTTATCGACCTCAGCTCCTGGAACAGGAACGGCTCCCACTCCGCCATCTCCTCCGGGGTAGGGGTCCTGTTGTCGGGCGGCCTCGACTTCACGATATTCGAAATATAAACATCCTCCCTCTTAAGCCCCATAGCCTCTATAATCTTGTTCAGTAGCTGCCCGGCCCTCCCGACGAACGGCCTCCCCTGTATGTCCTCGTCCCTCCCCGGGGCCTCGCCGACGAATACGAGCCGCGCCTTCGGATTCCCCTCGCCGAAAACGATCTGCCGGCTCCCCTCGAAAAGCCTCGACGACATCCGCTCCATAAGCTCCTTCTTTATCTCCCCGAGCGGCATTATCTTCGTGGACGAATCGAACATCCCCATCTGCTCCGGCACGCTTATTATCTCTTCGTTAGGTGCTGCTCCCCTGTCTTCTCTGGCAACGGTTCTTTTTTTCGTCACGGCTTCCTCCGGTCCGGGGTACTGCCTTTCCGTTCTGTCTCCGGCGGTCTCCTCCCTCATTTCCCTGAATACCCTCTTCACCCCCATCTCTTTCTGGAATTCGTAGTACCGCCTCAAGTCCCCGGCTATCTCTTTTATTTCGCGCTCCCTGCTCATCTGTATTATATAAAACACGGTTTAACAGGAAAAATCCATACGCGACGCGTGAAGGCGAACTTTGTCCTCGGCTTGTGATTATGGTAAATAATTCTATCCTAATAGGAACTTCCGGACAGCGAGCGGGTGATGAGAGAAAGCTACAAACCACACGAAATAGAGAAAAAACGCCAGGACGCCTGGGACGAAAAACGGCTCTACGAAGTCCGCGCCGAAAGGGGGAAGGACAAGTACTACGTCCTCGAAATGTTCCCCTATCCCTCTGGCCGCATCCACATGGGCCACGTCCGCAACTACACCATCGGCGACGTCATCGCCCGCTTCAAGAGGACGATGGGCTACAATGTCCTCCATCCCATAGGCTGGGATGCGTTTGGTCTCCCGGCGGAGAACGCCGCCATCGAAAGGGGCGTCCATCCCGCCAGGTGGACGTACGAGAACATCGCCCAGATGAAGGCCCAGCTCAAGAAGCTCGGCTACAGCTACGACTGGACGCGCGAAATCGCCACGTGCGATCCCACTTACTATAAATGGGAGCAGATGGTCTTCACACGCATGTACGAGAAGGGGCTCGCCTACCAGAAATCGACGACCGTCAACTGGTGCCCCTCGTGCGAAACGGTCCTCGCCAACGAGCAGGTCCAGGACGGCTACTGCTGGCGCTGCGGCTCCGAGGTCGTCCAGAAGGAGATGGAAGGCTGGTTCTTCAAAACCACGGCATATACGGACGAGCTCCTCGAATTTACCGAAAAGCTCAAAGACGGCTGGCCCGAGCGTGTCCTCGCCATGCAGAAGAACTGGATAGGCAAGAGCACCGGGGCCGAAATCGAATTCCCCCTCGAAGAGCCCGCCGGCGGCGAAAAGAGCCTCGGCATATTCACGACGCGCCCCGACACGGTCTTCGGCGTCACGTACATGGCCATTGCCCCGGAACATCCCCTCGCGGCCGCGCTGATCAAGGGCAAGCCTGAAGAAGAAAAGGCCGCGGAATTTATCAAGAGGGTCATACGGCAGACGAGCCTCGAAAGGATAGCCGAAGGCGCGAAGAAAGAGGGCGTCTTCACAGGCTCCTACGCGATAAACCCGTTCAACGGCGCGCGCGTTCCGATATACATCGCCAACTTCGTCCTCTACGCCTACGGCACCGGCATCATCATGTCCGTCCCGGCGCACGATCAGAGGGA contains:
- a CDS encoding uracil-DNA glycosylase, with translation MFYIIQMSREREIKEIAGDLRRYYEFQKEMGVKRVFREMREETAGDRTERQYPGPEEAVTKKRTVAREDRGAAPNEEIISVPEQMGMFDSSTKIMPLGEIKKELMERMSSRLFEGSRQIVFGEGNPKARLVFVGEAPGRDEDIQGRPFVGRAGQLLNKIIEAMGLKREDVYISNIVKSRPPDNRTPTPEEMAEWEPFLFQELRSINPEVVVCLGSTAAQSILKTKASLGSLRGKFHRYGKFKVMVTYHPAALLRNPNFKKPLWEDMQQVMKELGISRPGD
- a CDS encoding tyrosine-type recombinase/integrase, with the translated sequence MGVYKRGSHWYIDFYYQNKRIREVVTVEGKDPASITFRDAERALAIRKAEIATGKFKLATTEKPVKFEKLVEAYLKWVDENHKSPERDYTCCKNLLAYFGGGKNIYSFTLWGVEKFKSERKKQGRKPETINKELGALRRMFNLALAGTLSVKIGRNPIQGVKLLKVPPTKVRALKEGEFQKLYSAASEGFRPILLCAYMTGMRRSEIARLKWEDVDLEDGSLYVAETKNGEPRSIPIGEPLLSILRELKNKATCEYVFTTPDGKPYTSLTSWKRTWTTALRNSGIEKCRFHDLRHTFISNLIVGEKEDFATVMALSGHKDISMLKRYSHTQEEAKRAAVKKLEKRAKSAIPVTKPVTGVEDSPSAEDSVIGLTTFNQ